In Molothrus ater isolate BHLD 08-10-18 breed brown headed cowbird chromosome 23, BPBGC_Mater_1.1, whole genome shotgun sequence, a single genomic region encodes these proteins:
- the MASP2 gene encoding LOW QUALITY PROTEIN: mannan-binding lectin serine protease 2 (The sequence of the model RefSeq protein was modified relative to this genomic sequence to represent the inferred CDS: inserted 2 bases in 1 codon) — translation MYGRITSPNFPKVYPNHKEKTWNITVPKGYSVRIYFTHFDLELSYLCEYDYVKLSSGGKTLATLCGRGSTDTEEAPGNRTYISADNHLMVVFRSDYSNEKPFTGFEAFYAAEDIDECKQPLDTKPLCSHHCHNYVGGYYCSCRVGYKLHENKRTCTAKCQDQHLGIPLQKANHNGQEKLEGGSGVLTAAYHIADQKIPSLRSKLGILRKLYEGGQGERNLTHEGYKNDLIPFDKXVLVLVEQEISISTYLTHICLPGGLTADDGLRKCPSSC, via the exons ATGTATGGAAGGATCACATCCCCAAACTTCCCAAAGGTCTACCCGAATCACAAGGAGAAAACATGGAATATTACTGTCCCCAAAGGATATTCTGTTCGCATTTACTTCACCCATTTCGACCTGGAGTTGTCCTACCTGTGTGAATATGATTATGTGAAG CTGAGCTCTGGTGGGAAGACCCTGGCTACACTGTGTGGAAGGGGCAGTACAGACACTGAGGAGGCTCCGGGTAACAGGACGTACATCTCCGCTGATAACCACCTCATGGTGGTGTTTCGGTCTGATTACTCCAATGAGAAACCATTCACAGGCTTTGAGGCCTTTTATGCTGCTGAAG ATATCGATGAGTGCAAACAGCCTTTGGATACTAAACCCCTCTGCAGTCATCACTGTCACAACTACGTGGGGGGCTACTATTGCAGCTGCAGGGTTGGCTACAAACTGCATGAAAACAAGAGGACATGCACAG CAAAGTGTCAGGATCAGCACCTCGGGATTCCTTTGCA GAAGGCAAATCATAATG GGCAAGAAAAGTTGGAAGGTGGCAGTGGGGTTCTAACAGCTGCTTACCATATAGCTGATCAAAAAATCCCATCTTTGAGGAGTAAATTGGGAATTTTGAGAAAACTCTATGAAGGTGGCCAGGGAGAAAGAAATTTAACTCATGAAGGTTATAAAAATGATCTCATCCCCTTTGATAA GGTACTGGTTCTAGTGGAGCAGGAAATCTCAATCAGTACTTATCTTACACATATCTGTTTACCAGGAGGATTGACTGCAGATGATGGGTTGAGGAAATGTCCCAGCAGCTGTTAG
- the TARDBP gene encoding TAR DNA-binding protein 43 has product MSEYIRVTEDENDEPIEIPSEDDGTVLLSTVTAQFPGACGLRYRNPVSQCMRGVRLVEGILHAPEAGWGNLVYVVNYPKDNKRKMDETDASSAVKVKRAVQKTSDLIVLGLPWKTTEQDLKEYFSTFGEVLMVQVKKDIKTGHSKGFGFVRFTDYETQVKVMSQRHMIDGRWCDCKLPNSKQSPDEPLRSRKVFVGRCTEDMTADELRQFFAQYGEVVDVFIPKPFRAFAFVTFADDQVAQSLCGEDLIIKGISVHISNAEPKHNSSRQLERGGRFGGNPGGFGNQGGFGNSRGGGGGLGNNQGSNMGGGMNFGAFSINPAMMAAAQAALQSSWGMMGMLASQQNQSGPSGNNQPQGNMQREQNQGFSSGNNSYGGSNSGAAIGWGSASNPGSSSGFNGGFGSSMDSKSSGWGM; this is encoded by the exons ATGTCGGAGTATATCCGGGTGACGGAGGACGAGAACGATGAGCCCATCGAAATCCCGTCGGAGGACGACGGCACGGTGCTGTTGTCCACGGTGACAGCGCAGTTCCCCGGGGCGTGCGGGCTGCGCTACAGAAACCCGGTGTCGCAGTGCATGCGAGGAGTCCGGCTGGTCGAGGGCATCCTGCACGCCCCCGAGGCCGGCTGGGGAAACCTCGTCTACGTCGTGAATTATCCCAAAG ATAATAAGAGAAAAATGGATGAAACCGATGCATCATCAGCTGTGAAAGTGAAACGAGCAGTGCAGAAGACTTCAGATTTAATAGTCTTGGGTCTTCCCTGGAAAACCACTGAACAAGACTTAAAGGAATATTTCAGTACCTTTGGAGAAGTTCTGATGGTGCAG GTTAAGAAGGATATTAAAACAGGCCACTCTaaaggttttgggtttgttcGGTTCACGGATTACGAAACCCAAGTGAAAGTAATGTCTCAGCGTCACATGATCGATGGAAGATGGTGTGACTGTAAACTTCCCAACTCTAAG CAAAGCCCCGACGAGCCTTTGCGCAGCAGGAAGGTGTTTGTTGGACGCTGCACCGAGGACATGACGGCAGATGAGCTCCGACAGTTCTTTGCCCAGTATGGGGAGGTGGTAGATGTCTTCATTCCTAAACCCTTCCgagcttttgcttttgttacGTTTGCAGATGATCAG GTTGCCCAGTCTCTTTGTGGAGAGGACTTGATCATTAAAGGAATCAGCGTACATATATCCAATGCTGAACCTAAACACAATAGCAGTAGACAGTTAGAGAGAGGTGGAAGATTTGGTGGTAACCCGGGAGGCTTTGGGAATCAGGGGGGATTTGGTAACAGTAGAGGAGGTGGGGGAGGACTGGGCAACAACCAGGGCAGCAACATGGGCGGGGGTATGAACTTCGGGGCCTTTAGCATCAACCCTGCCATGATGGCAGCAGCgcaggctgccctgcagagcagctgggggatGATGGGCATGCTGGCCAGCCAGCAGAACCAGTCAGGGCCCTCGGGAAACAACCAGCCTCAGGGCAACATGCAGCGGGAGCAGAACCAGGGTTTTAGTTCAGGCAACAACTCGTACGGAGGGTCCAACTCGGGGGCAGCCAtaggctggggctcagcctcaAACCCAGGCTCCAGCAGTGGGTTTAACGGGGGCTTTGGTTCAAGCATGGATTCCAAGTCGTCAGGCTGGGGAATGTAG